In a genomic window of Brettanomyces nanus chromosome 1, complete sequence:
- a CDS encoding uncharacterized protein (EggNog:ENOG41): MHVGAFPQPQPVYMNLSNSNSAPNLYKNGNSLSGRKLTSSLSEATFTSEEDVPNTHLPPDPNLSSRLVQDVQDDDNDEKLSTDGSVSPLAYPSSPSPPNQPLSDTKAQQPLCSSKTSEDRTIKFSKLEKSNKVKDILNLIEFGPIESCQVHHPTISADDNNNGDDDDDDGKSHAGDDVDSNTNTKLSASLSFVSPAVAVRCYTQLKEMLPDLKTALNSPELELKLVTGEPLSQELRDAIKRDGASRGICVSNLPKGVSQSNMLKELRKYGEIEALKYKLSKNSAFVYFTCIASAVSCLSELSSANREGQMFSQSKIFYAPDKNTSQTNIPDSVRGAIDSYYTSVNDSLGDMCLTPSTSISSPRASASRIFRHSSSTSSSARFNSQMELPMSIPAPGNVPPTLVPSSAGVLPGPYSSFPEYASVSPFVHSTSSTFNSSMSPLSGTFAEQQIYSQNSHHGHSSSLNDALDAIPDNLGNRTIYLGNLDSVTNQEDICNVVRGGILESVKLLRDRRVCFVTFIHSEDAAEFMSRATSSGVYVRSRCLKVAWGRNSGPLRPQIEEAIENGACRNLYIGIVRDEDENSAKEDTEPDPEEPAEHQKEKTSSEPFLNSSNASEGTEIPEEQTLRRDFSFFGGIEQINYFEDGRCAFVNFFNILSCMKAVESFNGPDSQRTNASFHGRYTPFKISFGKDRCGIPPKKKKKKKNRTSRSSSSADNEGNDNKQFEDSKFRAALDGMQISSTTLEEKKKEEHENKMDAVVEEKTEEEIKQKMNSSSTKLRKPSEYYPASSDSSSRSHSRHDRRRRPSRRPLGSNPFGQSGYENTNSYYKNDGNLMGSPMAYYGNGGYYSSEGQVGSPAMTQGPGFYMHGGYSLSSPQLVPPSQPGYYVPQVQMYYQPYPQSSAGQYSNRPYKYQHRQRRRFSDKPETSVTEEESENDDDEEEEKGGVSTEEKHDASLVETVI, translated from the exons ATGCACGTG GGCGCATTTCCACAGCCACAGCCTGTCTACATGAACCTGTCCAACTCAAATTCTGCGCCCAATTTGTACAAAAACGGCAACAGTCTTTCAGGAAGAAAGTTGACGTCTTCATTATCAGAAGCCACCTTCACTAGCGAGGAAGATGTCCCAAACACACATCTTCCTCCTGACCCTAATTTGAGTAGTCGGCTGGTTCAGGATGTGCAGGACGATGATAATGACGAAAAATTGTCCACTGATGGCTCCGTATCACCATTGGCTTACCCCTCGTCTCCCTCTCCACCGAACCAACCATTGTCAGACACAAAAGCACAACAACCGCTATGTTCTTCCAAAACTTCTGAGGATAGAACTATTAAGTTTAGTAAATTGGAGAAGTCAAATAAGGTTAAGGATATATTGAATCTCATTGAGTTCGGTCCCATAGAGAGCTGCCAGGTGCACCATCCCACGATAAGCGCCGACGATAATAAtaatggagatgatgatgatgatgatggtaagAGTCATGCTGGCGATGACGTTGATAGCAATACTAATACAAAACTTTCTGCTTCACTCTCATTTGTGAGTCCAGCTGTTGCTGTTAGATGTTACACGCAGCTTAAAGAAATGCttccagatttgaagactgCATTAAACTCTCCAGAGCTAGAATTGAAACTTGTCACAGGTGAACCCTTGTCGCAGGAATTGAGGGATGCCATAAAGAGAGACGGAGCATCGAGAGGTATTTGTGTTTCCAATTTGCCTAAGGGCGTTTCTCAGAGCAATATGCTAAAGGAGCTAAGGAAATATGGAGAGATCGAGGCTTTAAAGTATAAATTAAGCAAGAACTCGGCATTTGTTTACTTCACGTGCATTGCTAGTGCAGTCAGTTGCCTTAGCGAACTATCTTCTGCTAACAGAGAGGGCCAAATGTTTTCTCAGTCGAAGATATTTTATGCACCCGATAAAAACACCTCTCAGACCAATATCCCTGACTCTGTCAGAGGAGCCATTGACTCTTACTATACTAGCGTAAATGATAGTTTGGGAGATATGTGCTTGACTCCTTCCACATCCATCTCTTCCCCAAGAGCCTCCGCTTCTAGAATCTTCAGGCATTCTTCATCTACATCCTCATCGGCACGATTTAATTCTCAAATGGAGTTGCCTATGTCTATTCCAGCCCCAGGTAATGTTCCACCAACACTGGTTCCTTCGTCAGCGGGTGTACTCCCTGGAccatattcatcatttcCAGAGTATGCTTCTGTGTCCCCATTCGTACACAGCACCTCGTCGACGTTCAATTCTTCGATGTCACCTTTATCTGGTACTTTTGCAGAGCAACAGATTTACAGCCAGAACTCACATCATGGCCATAGCTCAAGCTTAAATGATGCCCTCGATGCCATCCCTGACAATCTTGGCAACAGAACTATCTATCTAGGAAACTTGGACTCAGTGACTAACCAGGAAGATATCTGTAACGTTGTCCGTGGTGGTATACTAGAGTCTGTGAAGTTGCTTCGTGACAGAAGAGTTTGCTTTGTCACTTTTATACATTCAGAAGACGCAGCTGAATTCATGTCTAGGGCAACTTCTTCCGGTGTTTATGTGCGTTCTAGATGCTTGAAGGTTGCATGGGGCAGAAACTCTGGTCCTCTACGTCCTCAGATTGAGGAGGCTATTGAAAATGGCGCTTGCAGAAATTTGTACATCGGCATAGTCAGGGATGAAGACGAGAATAGCGCGAAGGAGGATACAGAGCCTGATCCAGAGGAGCCAGCTGAACatcagaaggagaaaacGTCATCAGAACCATTCTTGAACTCTTCCAATGCTTCAGAAGGAACTGAAATTCCGGAGGAACAAACCCTTCGGAGAGACTTTTCATTCTTTGGAGGCATAGAACAGATCAACTATTTTGAGGATGGCCGCTGTGCCTTTGttaacttcttcaacattctCTCTTGTATGAAGGCTGTGGAAAGTTTCAATGGCCCTGATTCCCAAAGAACAAATGCTTCATTTCATGGGAGATATACTCCTTTCAAGATATCCtttggaaaagatagaTGCGGTATTCCacccaagaagaaaaagaaaaagaagaacagaacCAGCAGAAGCTCATCCTCTGCGGATAATGAAGGGAACGATAATAAGCAGtttgaagattccaagttTCGGGCTGCCCTTGATGGGATGCAAATTAGCTCGACAACTttagaagaaaagaaaaaggaagaacatGAGAATAAAATGGAtgcagttgttgaagagaagacggaagaagaaataaaacagaagatgaattctAGCAGCACGAAATTGAGAAAACCCAGCGAGTACTATCCAGCCTCGTCCGATTCGTCATCACGTTCACATTCCAGACatgatagaagaagaaggccaTCGAGACGCCCCCTGGGTTCCAATCCATTTGGCCAGTCAGGGTATGAAAATACCAACTCTTATTATAAAAACGATGGTAACCTGATGGGCTCACCGATGGCATACTATGGCAACGGTGGTTACTATTCGTCCGAGGGCCAGGTCGGATCTCCGGCAATGACTCAAGGCCCTGGTTTCTATATGCATGGCGGCTATTCTCTGTCTTCCCCACAGCTGGTCCCACCATCTCAACCTGGATATTATGTTCCTCAAGTCCAGATGTATTATCAGCCGTACCCACAATCATCTGCAGGACAGTATTCTAATAGGCCGTACAAGTATCAGCATCGTCAACGTCGCCGATTTTCAGACAAACCAGAAACCTCTGTaacagaggaagaaagtgagaatgatgatgatgaggaagaagaaaaaggtggtGTTAGCACTGAAGAAAAACATGATGCGAGCTTAGTAGAGACTGTCATCTGA
- a CDS encoding uncharacterized protein (BUSCO:EOG09341QX8), with the protein MFQYWRDLARKHRRKIVVTTGVVTVSYLIGRYVTNKVNEFQERLREENFAKEQVKRRFKQTQSDCYMTFLSLLPVLVEPIYEELNVEQITRDLQNRRTDKSKKGQDVVGSGPGLSTVASEDFPSSYAGADSNDDNNATQPMKTKTELWNTLKIESLTRFLTLLYSESLLIIFLHLQLNVLSRKSYFETAVKLASQRVSNTLQEDDEEEEENTLAEQAFLSFSWWLLNKGWIQLKNLIQDSIEDVFGEINPRQELTIEEFATLVNAVQQKICKSIASTAADNTTQGLIVSSLLPEPDLQFFLLQQTNDVGFLSSFNANLTHTENLNKLLMELKDYLGNEQVSSILNLLVTVGISKVLDSIFADMVLKRKAIVNNEDQKMLANEQKLTKVKLASLLAAVTKQSNKLASNSLDNDILYTLNNLQELDDLSAGVYSNFEV; encoded by the coding sequence ATGTTTCAATATTGGAGAGATCTTGCCAGAAAGCATCGGCGTAAAATCGTTGTAACAACAGGTGTCGTTACTGTGTCTTATTTAATTGGTCGATACGTGACTAATAAGGTCAATGAGTTTCAGGAGAGGCTAAGAGAGGAGAACTTCGCCAAAGAGCAGGTTAAAAGGAGGTTCAAGCAGACACAAAGCGATTGCTATATGACATTTCTTTCATTACTACCGGTTCTTGTTGAGCCGATTTATGAAGAGCTCAATGTGGAACAGATAACTAGAGATCTACAAAATCGTCGTACTGATAAGTCAAAGAAAGGCCAAGATGTTGTTGGAAGTGGACCCGGCCTCTCTACTGTTGCTAGTGAAGATTTCCCTTCAAGTTATGCAGGTGCTGATtctaatgatgataataaTGCAACGCAGCCAATGAAAACCAAAACAGAACTTTGGAACACGTTAAAAATAGAGTCCCTCACTCGGTTTCTTACACTACTCTACAGCGAGTCGTTGTTGATCATCTTTCTACACTTGCAGCTCAATGTTCTCTCGAGAAAGTCATATTTTGAGACCGCAGTGAAGCTTGCATCTCAAAGAGTCTCCAATACCctacaagaagatgatgaagaagaagaagaaaacacCTTGGCAGAACAGGCATTTTTGTCGTTCAGTTGGTGGCTCCTAAATAAGGGCTGGATACAGCTTAAAAACCTTATTCAGGACAGTATTGAAGATGTGTTTGGAGAGATTAATCCTCGACAGGAGTTGAccattgaagagtttgccACCTTAGTCAACGCCGTTCAGCAGAAGATCTGCAAGTCCATAGCATCCACAGCAGCTGATAACACCACTCAAGGTCTAATTGTATCATCCCTTCTACCGGAACCTGACTTGCAATTCTTCCTACTACAACAAACCAATGATGTCGGCTTTTTGTCTAGCTTCAATGCTAACCTAACGCATACAGAGAACCTCAACAAGCTTTTGATGGAATTGAAAGACTATCTAGGCAATGAACAAGTCTCTTCGATACTCAACTTGTTGGTCACCGTGGGTATTTCTAAAGTTTTAGATAGTATTTTTGCTGATATGgtgttgaaaagaaaggccATAGTTAACAATGAGGATCAGAAAATGCTTGCAAATGAACAGAAACTCACCAAGGTGAAGTTGGCTTCGTTGTTGGCGGCAGTTACTAAACAGTCCAATAAACTCGCCAGTAATTCGCTTGACAACGACATTCTCTACACACTGAACAATCTACAAGAGCTGGATGACCTGAGCGCCGGAGTATATTCTAACTTTGAAGTTTAG
- a CDS encoding uncharacterized protein (EggNog:ENOG41), whose translation MTFSLPIGPLGIPQLGFGTGTYYYKGADTLTFNQSLVDMLVEAVHQGFIHIDTAESYGVYPEVAAALKQLLTEMDRSSIFITDKYSGSPSKGISKNGTPYEHLKKILNKLGTDYVDLYLIHSPFITNEKIGFTLAEIWKSMEKCLDEGFAKRIGVSNFAVSDLQDILQTAGHKPLVNQIEFNAFLQNQTPGIFQFCKSHEITLEAYSPLAPLTKVDHSSGVGEQMDLFLGQLAEKYDKTKTQILLRWVLQLGVVPISTTSKRSRLQEWKGVFDFQLEQAEVDTVTSIGQSYKPRLRLYMRSQYSKYD comes from the coding sequence ATGACTTTTTCCCTTCCAATTGGACCACTTGGGATCCCCCAATTGGGATTTGGTACTGGTACCTACTACTATAAGGGTGCTGACACTCTCACTTTTAATCAGTCGTTGGTCGACATGCTTGTAGAAGCTGTTCACCAAGGTTTCATTCATATCGACACTGCTGAATCCTACGGAGTCTACCCTGAAGTGGCTGCTGCTTTGAAGCAATTGTTGACTGAAATGGACAGGTCGTCTATATTTATCACTGACAAATATTCCGGCTCACCTTCAAAAGGTATATCAAAGAATGGCACTCCATACGAAcacttgaagaagattttgaatAAATTAGGAACAGATTATGTAGATCTCTACTTAATTCATTCTCCTTTCATCACCAATGAAAAGATCGGCTTCACCTTGGCGGAAATCTGGAAATCTATGGAAAAATGCCTAGACGAAGGTTTTGCAAAGCGAATCGGTGTTTCCAACTTTGCCGTTTCAGATCTCCAAGACATTCTTCAAACGGCCGGGCACAAGCCCCTAGTTAACCAAATTGAGTTCAATGCATTCTTACAGAATCAAACTCCGGGCATTTTCCAATTTTGCAAGTCCCACGAAATTACTTTGGAGGCTTATTCTCCTTTGGCTCCTTTGACCAAAGTGGATCATTCCTCCGGTGTAGGCGAGCAGATGGACCTATTTTTAGGTCAATTGGCTGAAAAATACGATAAAACTAAAACGCAAATTCTGTTGAGATGGGTTCTACAGCTCGGCGTCGTTCCTATCTCAACGACCTCTAAGCGATCCCGTCTCCAAGAATGGAAAGGTGTTTTCGATTTCCAGCTTGAACAAGCTGAAGTTGATACAGTAACTTCCATTGGTCAATCCTACAAACCTCGACTCCGTCTCTACATGAGATCCCAGTACTCTAAGTATGATTAG
- a CDS encoding uncharacterized protein (BUSCO:EOG09340UBX): MTDPEILKDLKELEKSSRRSNLSIRNRLLSILHDHSYLVNLRNAVFKEFDVLFIPNERCGLWYLKHDEFPATCYFKSTDGHTGQWDFSTRRLNFHLLPLLASHDALVIVDSTRSGKKMSDAFSRTIPIWCSILGKMISPELSWNQLLFVPSVVSTMERETIIKKLDVLYEKFLGLDLSIPVPKPLRPFRPVWISPGSLIDASAVRELLNLETQQFQPLFLVTASKACPDGEDKMAAYTYVQGAADDHESWSRGLDSQMFWNHVECFSDVLTDESMVVSNVVRLVDSARLASSPVQTIVSGCTAFWDTTDVTQITSQIFLGKLQDQLPHHIDVNWKSNDFTLVVVLDESIVASTPHCASYPLTSGSKKSSRQLRKELPKIMNLIKSVLYADDSNRIILLCGDGSDLSVGVLLACLCMYYNENWTYRLDSPNINKVDKVQIHRHLARIVEKRRVNPSRATLNSVNYVLMS, from the coding sequence ATGACAGATCCCGAAATTCTCAAGGACctcaaagaacttgaaaagtcatccagaagatccaaTCTATCCATCCGTAATAGGCTTCTCTCCATTTTGCACGACCACTCCTACTTGGTTAACCTTCGAAATGCAGTTTTCAAAGAGTTCGATGTTTTGTTTATACCCAACGAACGTTGTGGACTATGGTATTTAAAGCACGATGAATTTCCCGCTACTTGTTACTTTAAGTCTACCGATGGTCATACAGGTCAGTGGGATTTTAGTACTCGGAGGCTCAACTTTCACTTGCTACCTCTTCTAGCTTCTCATGATGCTTTGGTCATAGTGGATTCGACCAGAAGCGGTAAAAAAATGTCAGATGCCTTTAGTCGTACTATACCCATTTGGTGTTCCATTCTTGGAAAGATGATTAGCCCGGAGTTGTCCTGGAACCAGTTGCTATTTGTGCCATCCGTCGTCTCTACTATGGAAAGAGAGACCATCATTAAAAAGCTTGATGTACTATATGAAAAATTCCTCGGACTAGATCTTAGCATTCCTGTTCCTAAGCCCCTGCGTCCCTTTAGACCCGTATGGATTTCTCCAGGTAGCTTGATAGATGCTTCTGCTGTAAGGGAGTTGCTGAATTTGGAAACTCAACAGTTTCAGCCCTTATTTCTCGTCACTGCCAGCAAAGCTTGTCCCGATGGTGAGGATAAAATGGCAGCTTACACTTATGTCCAAGGAGCTGCCGACGACCATGAGTCTTGGTCTCGTGGGCTTGACTCACAGATGTTCTGGAATCATGTAGAATGCTTTAGTGATGTTCTTACGGATGAGAGTATGGTTGTCTCCAATGTGGTCCGGCTTGTTGATAGCGCAAGATTAGCATCTTCTCCGGTGCAGACAATTGTTTCTGGGTGTACTGCATTTTGGGATACTACAGACGTTACCCAGATAACCAGCCAGATCTTTCTTGGAAAACTACAGGATCAATTGCCTCACCATATCGACGTCAACTGGAAATCTAACGATTTCACTTTAGTAGTGGTACTGGATGAATCGATTGTGGCATCCACTCCCCATTGTGCTTCTTACCCATTGACATCAGGTTCCAAAAAATCTTCCAGGCAGCTACGTAAGGAACTTCCCAAGATTATGAACCTTATTAAATCGGTTCTCTATGCTGACGATTCCAATAGgatcattcttctttgtgGTGACGGCAGTGATCTGTCTGTGGGTGTGCTGTTAGCATGTCTTTGTATGTACTACAATGAGAATTGGACATATAGATTGGATTCACCAAACATTAATAAAGTAGACAAGGTACAGATACATCGTCATCTAGCCAGAATCGTGGAGAAACGAAGAGTTAACCCCAGCAGAGCCACTCTCAACTCAGTCAACTACGTTCTCATGTCTTAA